CAAATATCAGTTCTATAATAGGATTCATTATGACGCGATCTTCAGAAGTAGCAAGTACATGATAGTAGtatcataaaattatcataataaatccAATCTATTGGCACTATCTATCCAATATATCAaagttattatttcaatattaattattaccattattaaaattacgcGAACgtaatattgatgataataatgatcTCGGTCGTCCAAACTCTGACCGACCATACGACTACCACCGCCCGACCTATCACATCTCAATAATCCTGCGGGTAATTGTTTCTTaccaagaaaatattatttttaaaattatttaaaatgtgatttattaaTAGAATTgtccaatattattttgtatttttattttattataatattatatttttcatacttattaaataatattggatCTCATATCGTATATTGTTGCTCGTTTTAGTTAATACGTTGGATCTCATTTCGTATTAAGAGCACATCGTAGAATCGTACCCACATGACGTGTTGTTTCGACATACTAAATTACTAACGAAGCTCATTTTTACGTTTCTCCAGTGGCTCCGAAGTGTAATGTTGACAgtagataggtatttatttgTGGAAGGTGTTagcaataattcaaaaatatcgaatatacaattatttaatataaacatgtaGTAGTAGGTACACGATatacacaaaacaaattatacatgaAATCCATGTTTTTGAAAACGGCTCCAAGTGGTCAACTATGGTCAAGTTACCCACTTTTACgttacctatacatacaacaaaaataagaaCGTTACTATTTAGTTCTGCTGACCACGGTAGTATAAactttgtgtattatattattatctatgaagATTGTATTACAATTCGTTAAAAgatctgtttaaatataataattatcatattaaaagtcTCACAAAAAAAATGGTATCTAAAGTACTCTGCGAGATCCACATATTAtagcaatttatatttatttttaaaattactatacaccaaaataccaaatatatataagaatttTACAAGATCCGTTAACcacagtagccagtaggtattgtataaactttgcgtattatattttgtatgaagattgtgttttattttaacaattcgtTAAGAgatctgtttaaatataataattatcatattcagtctcacacacacacaaggaAGCTAAAGTACTCTGCGAGATCCACATTAtagaaattgatttatttttaacatcacTACACAGAACGTTACGAGATCCGTTGATCACAGTAACATAAactttgtgtattatattattatattgtatgaagtTTGTATTCGTTAAGAGATCTGTTAAAGTatcataattatcatattaaaagtcTCACAAAAAAAATGGTATCTAAAGTACTCTGCGAGATCCACATATTATAgcaatttatatgtatttttaaaatctctatataccaaaatatcaaacataaataaGAACGTTACGAGATCCGTTAACCACAGTAGCCAGGTATAGTATAGTAagattgtgttttttttaacaattcgtTAAGAGATctgttcaaatataataattatcatattaaaagtctcacatacacaaGGTATCTAATGTACTCTGTGAGATcgacaatatattaattgatttatttttaaaatcactgTACACCAgaataccaaaatataaataagaacgTTACGAGATCCGTAGGAGTATAAATACACTTTACGTattacattcaattttataagAAGGTTGTGTTAGAATTCGTTACGAGATCACATAAAAtatgacttattattatttaattgcataatattattttcttagtaACTATACTCatagtattataactatatttactagtaggtataaaatagtaaatatttattggtttatttCACGATAAATTACATACGAATTTGTTACAAACGTATTGCAACGCCTACAATTGTAACCGGTGATTTGAGAGTCAACTATCAAAATCTATTATTTACCTTGATATTCActcaaaattattgaatataacacTGTTCAATGTGAAATTACAATTTCTACAAATTGTAAGTTATGCATTTTTGTCGTAAAATTGAcggatttcaaaaaaaattaaaaaactaaaaacaaatcaatttacTCTTAGAAATGAGTACAATAATAGTGAATTGGAAACTGGAAAATggttgaaaaatttttttgggCTTTCATTTTACCTATTCACTATTATTGTACTCATTTCTAAGAGTAGGAAAATCttgatttaattttctataccaAGATTGGCCAAGATGGAATTTACAACCTAGTATTTTGCATTCTGGAAAAACAAACTTAATTGCAATATGGGCGCTTATTTCAAAATCGGCTCTTATTAAATTAGGCTTGaacgataaattaaaagaacCACACAACTCCTTTAAAAAGTTCCACATCTTAGTATAACATTCCATACTTTTTCCgtttaataaaaagtatactaacggcagatatatattatttttataaacatgtatagtatacatttgataaaaatattttgggcaGTAATTAAATGTACCATCAGCAAAGAGTGGAAGAGAAGTACACAgacattgtaaatttgttttgcaAGTTATAGCAACAATCGAATTATCGTCGTGTACGAAAACAAATCTTTCCTTCAAGGTACGATTCCTATGTACGCGTCTAGAGACGCGCGGCAACGCGGCGCGGTTTGAATTCCAACCGCGCCAAACTAGATAgcgtgttattaaatttaaccgATTCCTACGGCAACCGCCTGGCCGCGCGTCCCACCATGCAACCGCTCATCGGCGCGGTTACTACCGCTCGGATAGCAGTCAAGACGCCGCGcacttataaagtatattttaaattgttatttttaatacgttattgttttaaaaattattttgtgttgcaaattaaaattaaaatgccaCCAAAATCACAAACGTTATTTTCTGTGGAGGATTATATTAAACTGGCGGAGTTAGTAAGCAAGCATCCTAGTGTGTATGACTTAAaacacaaattttataaaaatttgggTGTGAAGGAGAATGCGTGGACACAGATAGCCGAGAAAATGGAGAAGAATGGTAAGTAGTTCATAACTTGtcatataatagtaaattaatatcaataaaaattattattataataatacttgtaataatgctagtaataataattatagtaagtacctacctattaatattaaataataacaacagaaatttaaaaacataggtTAGGCATGCTTTTACCTAGATATTTTGtaagtactttataatattataggttacagttaaattaatatactagtAGGTACAATTGCACACACTacactataacttataaaattttttttcaattaatatcaatttgtCGGACTTGGTGATTTTGCCATTCAACAGCTCCTTGTGGACTATTAAAGAACTGTTTAAATTCGTCTCTGACATTGAATCCCTCAAAATTAGCGTATCCTCCTGATCTGGAAAGTGAAATCATATTCCTAGAAGGTGGTGGCTCATTTGTATCAAAGTTGTAAAAACAATTCCCTTTATTTCCTAAATATCGATCACGTAAAAGATTATGAAGACAGCATGATGATAATACAAGATAATCTACAGTTTCTGTTTTAAGAGATATAGGTGTATAAAAGACTCGAAAAACTTGACTTAAAAGTCCAAAACTATTCTCTGATGTTCTTCTAGCACGAGAAAGTCTGTAATTAAATACGGTTTTTTCGTAATCATCACGTGCTTCGGTTCTAGTATATGGACGCATCATATGAGGTTCTAGACGGAATGCTTCGTCCCCAATATGTACATACGgcaattttttgtttgaattcgGCAATATTTCTGGGGAAGGAAAATATTCACCAGTCTTTATTAGTTCGGAGATACGGCATTTGTTAAAAATACCACTGTCCCCTTCTTTGACGTATGCACCTACAtccacaaatataaatttacaatttgcaTCGACGATTGCAAGTAGCACAATTGAAAAAAAGtctttatagttaaaaaacaacgaGCCACTTTTTCCCGGAGCAAAAATTCTGATGTGCTTTCCATCTATGGCACCGACACAGTTTGGAAAATTCCATTTAATCCAAAAATCCATGgcaatttgttttagattttcttTTGTCGGAGGTGGTAATAAAATAGGTGTTAGTCTTTcacttaaactttttaaaactaatctAATGATACGGCTAATATAACTTTGTGAAATCCTAAACGAAAACGCTAGTGATCTAAAAGATTCACCCAATGCCATGTacctaaaaaagtaaaaagaataAGATTTAatgatttgtaaaatatgtagataaaatttataaaatatttaaatttaattaatactaaaatatctaTTCAAATTGGATGCCAAAACCATGCATTTGTTagtatgttatatacctatactatactagTATATTTACAAGTATATTTTCTCTTTGgattttacgatattatttaGGAACTTACATACCGAGTCTTCATAACAGGTAATACCTACATTAGATTACTACCTATTAGTGTCTTGTACTCTGATCATAAGTAAAAACATATTACGATTCACGTCTACATTACGTATAATACcttgtattaggtaggtatatctaatTGGTAATCAGCGATATTCTAATACCCACTATTATTGGTTTGCTCTTATCtgtgaaacttttattttcatttaatttgtcAATATTCAATTTGATGACCGTGGCAGTACCCAAACAAATACTGTGTTTTACACGTCACACAATTTTACCACATACAATGTTTGCaatcaaattaatacaatattaaatacctaaggTACCTAATTGATTACAATACAACAcactatttatcatttaatacatGAAAATGCGGGCAAGTGTGTGTCGatcttctgtacagtaggttaaaagattcctcataagtttgtctacctttatcaaaaaaaaaaattttaatttaataccatccattatacagtaacccacttgtaacccattgtacagcagagcaccttttttaaaattaaatatagattttctatttttttattttatttatatttgtattttattaaatatacatataattttatcaattaaagaatttttatcacagatttttttcatttaatattcatttttattaatagaattcaaatataaaaatttagaatttattatttccaattatattttcactaattaaatattaatttttatataaaataaagatttttttatcaaatatatttggaaattgttatgctgtatagaaaatgctaatataaacattcagtcaaaatatcAATGaactacggtcat
This genomic window from Metopolophium dirhodum isolate CAU chromosome 1, ASM1992520v1, whole genome shotgun sequence contains:
- the LOC132933175 gene encoding uncharacterized protein LOC132933175, whose amino-acid sequence is MKTRYMALGESFRSLAFSFRISQSYISRIIRLVLKSLSERLTPILLPPPTKENLKQIAMDFWIKWNFPNCVGAIDGKHIRIFAPGKSGSLFFNYKDFFSIVLLAIVDANCKFIFVDVGAYVKEGDSGIFNKCRISELIKTGEYFPSPEILPNSNKKLPYVHIGDEAFRLEPHMMRPYTRTEARDDYEKTVFNYRLSRARRTSENSFGLLSQVFRVFYTPISLKTETVDYLVLSSCCLHNLLRDRYLGNKGNCFYNFDTNEPPPSRNMISLSRSGGYANFEGFNVRDEFKQFFNSPQGAVEWQNHQVRQIDIN